AAGTGTGCTGGTGGTGTCGCAGTTTACGCTGGCCGCAGATACGCAAAAAGGGATGCGCCCCTCCTTTTCGGCAGGCGCGGAGCCTGCTGAAGCCGAACGTCTGTATGATTATTTCAGCGACTACTGTCGCCAGCAGGGGATTACAACGGCGAACGGCCGTTTTGCTGCAGATATGCAGGTCTCGCTGGTGAACGACGGGCCTGTGACGTTCTGGTTACAGGTGTGAGATCGCAAGCTGAGCGGCAGGGAACGGGCCACCTATCCGAGCGGGAGAAACATTACATGTATCACCTTCGCGTGCCACAGACGGCGGAAGAGCTGGATATCTATTATCAGTTCCGCTGGGAGATGTTGCGTAAACCACTGCGTCAGCCGCAGGGGTCGGAACGTGACGCCTGGGATGCCCTGGCGCATCATCAGATGGTGGTTGATGAGCAGGGAGATCCGGTCGCTATTGGCCGTCTCTATATTAATGCCGACAATGAGGCCGCTATCCGCTTCATGGCCGTGCATCCTTCGGTGCAGGGGAAAGGGCTGGGTACGCTGATGGCGATGACCCTGGAGTCCGTGGCGCGTCAGGAAGGGGCTAAGCGGGTAACCTGCAGCGCCCGCGAAGATGCCGTCGCGTTCTTCGCTAAGCTTGGCTACATCAACCAGGGCGAGATTACCGCGCCACAGACGACGCCGGTACGCCACTTTCTGATGATCAAGCCGGTGGTTACGCTCGACGATATCCTGCATCGCGCCGACTGGTGCGGACAGCTGCAGCAGGCCTGGTATGATCACATCCCGCTTAGCGAGAAAATGGGTGTGCGTATTCTGCAGTTTACCGGCCAGAAATTTATCACCACCATGCCGGAAGCGGGCAATCAGAATCCACACCAGACGCTGTTCGCCGGTAGTCTGTTCTCACTGGCCACGCTGACCGGCTGGGGATTGATCTGGCTGCTGCTGCGCGAACGCCATCTCGGCGGCACCATTATTCTGGCGGACGCGCACATTCGTTACAGCCATCCCATCAGTGGACGGCCTGGCGCGATTGCCGACCTCGGCTCACTCAGCGGCGATCTCGATCGTCTGGCGCGCGGACGTAAAGCGCGCGTGCAGCTTGAAGTCGAGCTTTTTGGCAATGATGAGTGTGGCGCGGTGTTTGAAGGGGTCTATATCGTCCTGCCCGCCGATCCGGATGGGCCGCTGGAAGAGGGCGGTTCGGGCGCACGTATCAATTAATCATAAGGGCCGCATCTGCGGCCCTTAATGTTATTAACGTACCTGGCCTGCCTGCATGGTCTGCTGCACCTGCTGGCTGTCTGTGGTCACCGACAGCGTGCCATTAACCGTCGGGCGCAGTGGCTGGCCTGCGGCTAATGCACCGCTCAGTTGCAGCTGCATATTACTGTCACCGGTTAATGGCAATGCGGGCCATCCCCAGTTCTGCAACATATTCACCGGTACTGCACGACCGGTCAGTTGTAGCGTCAGTGGACGCGCTGGCTGCTGGCCTACGGTAGCCGTCCCTTCCAGCAGCCCCTTATTACTGAACGCACTCAGCTCGGTAACCTGAATCTGCTGTGGGTCAGCACTCAGCGCAATCGACGGATGACGCAGATCGGTGCGGTTAAAGGTCGACTCTGCCGCATTCAGGCTGAGTTTACCCGACCAGATCCCCCACTGGTGCTGCTGCGCCAGCAGCAGGTTCTCGCCGGCACCATCCAGTGAGGTCAGCTGGAAGGGAAACGCCGGATTGATGTCGATAATCAGGTTACGGTTAGAGGAGAAACGCGTCACCTCTACGCTATCCAGCCACTTAGGCAGTGTCGCCTGCCAGCGGTCACGCCAGTCCTGCGGCAGGGTATATTCCAGTCCGGCAACGGCCAGATTTTTCAGCGTCAGGCGTTTATTGCTGCGAGACCAGTCACCGTCAGC
This genomic window from Pantoea sp. Lij88 contains:
- the fabY gene encoding fatty acid biosynthesis protein FabY, with product MYHLRVPQTAEELDIYYQFRWEMLRKPLRQPQGSERDAWDALAHHQMVVDEQGDPVAIGRLYINADNEAAIRFMAVHPSVQGKGLGTLMAMTLESVARQEGAKRVTCSAREDAVAFFAKLGYINQGEITAPQTTPVRHFLMIKPVVTLDDILHRADWCGQLQQAWYDHIPLSEKMGVRILQFTGQKFITTMPEAGNQNPHQTLFAGSLFSLATLTGWGLIWLLLRERHLGGTIILADAHIRYSHPISGRPGAIADLGSLSGDLDRLARGRKARVQLEVELFGNDECGAVFEGVYIVLPADPDGPLEEGGSGARIN
- the dtd gene encoding D-aminoacyl-tRNA deacylase; this translates as MIALIQRVQRASVSVDQDVIGEIGAGLLILLGVEKGDDNARAERLAERVLGYRIFSDEQGKMNLSVRQTGGSVLVVSQFTLAADTQKGMRPSFSAGAEPAEAERLYDYFSDYCRQQGITTANGRFAADMQVSLVNDGPVTFWLQV